A portion of the Salminus brasiliensis chromosome 11, fSalBra1.hap2, whole genome shotgun sequence genome contains these proteins:
- the LOC140565574 gene encoding uncharacterized protein isoform X2, whose amino-acid sequence MPNVLLDGCLMIVLVFSCNPLACATDCIPVVLASRRTLFVPEGGSVSLQCEVRDCGPKDWTGGWSLNAQGSFTPLKPSPKLHLSNHTVSANSTCLLVSIQNLSQSDSGEYKCVVLMGSYTIQGHITQLNVTTAESTARKLSHRFLVCLGASLCFLLALGLACCLAVSKRLRSPPVPPHFRTTPTARVRPKAEVVYAAVVLKSPRQAESKSPEAREPIVYSSLNFSAV is encoded by the exons ATGCCAAATGTACTTCTGGATGGATGTTTGATGATTGTTCTGGTGTTTTCATGCAATCCTCTGG CCTGTGCGACAGACTGCATACCTGTAGTGTTGGCATCCCGCAGAACTCTGTTTGTGCCAGAAGGGGGCAGTGTCTCTTTGCAGTGTGAGGTTAGGGACTGTGGGCCAAAAGATTGGACAGGAGGATGGAGTCTGAATGCTCAGGGATCTTTCACTCCACTTAAACCATCTCCAAAACTCCACCTGTCCAACCATACAGTCTCAGCTAACAGCACATGCCTGCTGGTCAGCATTCAGAACCTCAGCCAGTCAGATTCAGGGGAGTACAAGTGCGTGGTCTTAATGGGGAGTTACACCATTCAAGGGCATATAACACAACTCAACGTGACTACAG CTGAATCAACAGCGAGAAAGCTCTCTCACAGGTTTCTGGTGTGTCTTGGTGCCAGTCTGTGTTTTCTTCTGGCTCTAGGCCTGGCCTGCTGTCTGGCTGTCTCCAAACGGCTGCGTTCACCCCCTGTTCCACCACACTTCAGAACCACCC CCACTGCTCGAGTTAGACCGAAAGCAGAA GTGGTGTATGCAGCAGTAGTGCTGAAGAGTCCAAGACAGGCGGAGTCTAAGAGTCCTGAGGCAAGAGAGCCCATTGTGTACTCCTCGCTCAACTTCTCCGCAGTCTGA
- the LOC140565574 gene encoding uncharacterized protein isoform X1 has protein sequence MPNVLLDGCLMIVLVFSCNPLACATDCIPVVLASRRTLFVPEGGSVSLQCEVRDCGPKDWTGGWSLNAQGSFTPLKPSPKLHLSNHTVSANSTCLLVSIQNLSQSDSGEYKCVVLMGSYTIQGHITQLNVTTGTYIHITESTARKLSHRFLVCLGASLCFLLALGLACCLAVSKRLRSPPVPPHFRTTPTARVRPKAEVVYAAVVLKSPRQAESKSPEAREPIVYSSLNFSAV, from the exons ATGCCAAATGTACTTCTGGATGGATGTTTGATGATTGTTCTGGTGTTTTCATGCAATCCTCTGG CCTGTGCGACAGACTGCATACCTGTAGTGTTGGCATCCCGCAGAACTCTGTTTGTGCCAGAAGGGGGCAGTGTCTCTTTGCAGTGTGAGGTTAGGGACTGTGGGCCAAAAGATTGGACAGGAGGATGGAGTCTGAATGCTCAGGGATCTTTCACTCCACTTAAACCATCTCCAAAACTCCACCTGTCCAACCATACAGTCTCAGCTAACAGCACATGCCTGCTGGTCAGCATTCAGAACCTCAGCCAGTCAGATTCAGGGGAGTACAAGTGCGTGGTCTTAATGGGGAGTTACACCATTCAAGGGCATATAACACAACTCAACGTGACTACAGGTACCTATATACACATCA CTGAATCAACAGCGAGAAAGCTCTCTCACAGGTTTCTGGTGTGTCTTGGTGCCAGTCTGTGTTTTCTTCTGGCTCTAGGCCTGGCCTGCTGTCTGGCTGTCTCCAAACGGCTGCGTTCACCCCCTGTTCCACCACACTTCAGAACCACCC CCACTGCTCGAGTTAGACCGAAAGCAGAA GTGGTGTATGCAGCAGTAGTGCTGAAGAGTCCAAGACAGGCGGAGTCTAAGAGTCCTGAGGCAAGAGAGCCCATTGTGTACTCCTCGCTCAACTTCTCCGCAGTCTGA
- the tsku gene encoding tsukushi isoform X3, with protein MVALLCLALPSLLAVITAGEVKNCHPQCRCEVESYGLFDSFSLTKVDCSGVGPGTAPVPIPLDTSHLDLSHNSISSITDSMLSGPGYTTLVSLDLSNNLITRVSPQAFSKLRYLETLDLSQNALESLGDGCFSGLPLADVDLSDNRFQDFNLDLFTTRGQETPITVDLSNNRLTTVSRNPKGHAPYIKGLTLAGNRLRTVPKLAGIPLQYLSLDGNLITSIEEGAFEEMKDLVYLSLSGLSELSTVQPGSFRGLRNLQVLDLSNNLQLKGVRPDMFSGLTSLQELNLSKSVVTPLPATVFDHMPSIKSVTLGPNMHCWKTHKPGQFHRQIGQAKANDILTCDVAGIVS; from the coding sequence ATGGTGGCCTTACTGTGTCTCGCCCTGCCCTCTCTGCTAGCTGTGATCACTGCAGGAGAGGTGAAGAACTGCCACCCACAGTGCCGCTGCGAGGTGGAAAGCTATGGTTTGTTCGACAGCTTCAGCTTGACCAAGGTGGACTGCAGTGGGGTTGGTCCGGGTACTGCCCCTGTTCCCATTCCACTAGACACCTCACATCTGGACTTGTCCCACAACTCCATCAGCTCCATCACTGACTCCATGTTGTCTGGACCAGGCTACACCACCCTGGTCAGCCTTGACCTTAGCAACAACCTCATCACCAGGGTCAGCCCGCAGGCGTTCTCCAAACTCCGCTACCTGGAGACTCTGGACCTAAGTCAGAATGCACTGGAGAGCCTTGGAGATGGCTGCTTCTCTGGGCTTCCATTGGCTGACGTGGACCTCAGTGACAACAGATTCCAGGACTTTAACCTGGATCTCTTCACCACCAGAGGCCAGGAGACCCCGATTACTGTAGATCTTTCCAACAACCGCCTCACTACAGTCTCCAGAAATCCGAAAGGCCATGCTCCATATATTAAGGGCCTGACACTAGCAGGAAATAGGCTGAGGACGGTGCCCAAACTTGCAGGAATTCCCTTACAGTATCTGAGCCTGGATGGAAATCTCATCACCAGCATTGAAGAGGGCGCCTTTGAGGAGATGAAAGATCTCGTCTATCTGTCTCTCAGCGGCCTGTCTGAGCTGTCAACAGTACAACCCGGCAGCTTTAGAGGCCTGAGGAACCTGCAGGTCCTGGACCTCTCAAACAACCTTCAGCTCAAGGGTGTAAGGCCAGATATGTTCAGTGGACTGACTTCTTTACAGGAGCTCAATTTGTCCAAGTCTGTAGTCACCCCGTTGCCTGCGACCGTCTTCGACCACATGCCAagtataaaaagtgtaactCTGGGGCCAAATATGCATTGCTGGAAGACACACAAGCCAGGTCAATTTCACAGACAGATCGGACAGGCAAAAGCTAACGATATACTAACCTGTGATGTCGCTGGAATTGTCtcatga
- the tsku gene encoding tsukushi isoform X1 has translation MRSNGHGVERRRRRRSVSTMVALLCLALPSLLAVITAGEVKNCHPQCRCEVESYGLFDSFSLTKVDCSGVGPGTAPVPIPLDTSHLDLSHNSISSITDSMLSGPGYTTLVSLDLSNNLITRVSPQAFSKLRYLETLDLSQNALESLGDGCFSGLPLADVDLSDNRFQDFNLDLFTTRGQETPITVDLSNNRLTTVSRNPKGHAPYIKGLTLAGNRLRTVPKLAGIPLQYLSLDGNLITSIEEGAFEEMKDLVYLSLSGLSELSTVQPGSFRGLRNLQVLDLSNNLQLKGVRPDMFSGLTSLQELNLSKSVVTPLPATVFDHMPSIKSVTLGPNMHCWKTHKPGQFHRQIGQAKANDILTCDVAGIVS, from the coding sequence AGCACCATGGTGGCCTTACTGTGTCTCGCCCTGCCCTCTCTGCTAGCTGTGATCACTGCAGGAGAGGTGAAGAACTGCCACCCACAGTGCCGCTGCGAGGTGGAAAGCTATGGTTTGTTCGACAGCTTCAGCTTGACCAAGGTGGACTGCAGTGGGGTTGGTCCGGGTACTGCCCCTGTTCCCATTCCACTAGACACCTCACATCTGGACTTGTCCCACAACTCCATCAGCTCCATCACTGACTCCATGTTGTCTGGACCAGGCTACACCACCCTGGTCAGCCTTGACCTTAGCAACAACCTCATCACCAGGGTCAGCCCGCAGGCGTTCTCCAAACTCCGCTACCTGGAGACTCTGGACCTAAGTCAGAATGCACTGGAGAGCCTTGGAGATGGCTGCTTCTCTGGGCTTCCATTGGCTGACGTGGACCTCAGTGACAACAGATTCCAGGACTTTAACCTGGATCTCTTCACCACCAGAGGCCAGGAGACCCCGATTACTGTAGATCTTTCCAACAACCGCCTCACTACAGTCTCCAGAAATCCGAAAGGCCATGCTCCATATATTAAGGGCCTGACACTAGCAGGAAATAGGCTGAGGACGGTGCCCAAACTTGCAGGAATTCCCTTACAGTATCTGAGCCTGGATGGAAATCTCATCACCAGCATTGAAGAGGGCGCCTTTGAGGAGATGAAAGATCTCGTCTATCTGTCTCTCAGCGGCCTGTCTGAGCTGTCAACAGTACAACCCGGCAGCTTTAGAGGCCTGAGGAACCTGCAGGTCCTGGACCTCTCAAACAACCTTCAGCTCAAGGGTGTAAGGCCAGATATGTTCAGTGGACTGACTTCTTTACAGGAGCTCAATTTGTCCAAGTCTGTAGTCACCCCGTTGCCTGCGACCGTCTTCGACCACATGCCAagtataaaaagtgtaactCTGGGGCCAAATATGCATTGCTGGAAGACACACAAGCCAGGTCAATTTCACAGACAGATCGGACAGGCAAAAGCTAACGATATACTAACCTGTGATGTCGCTGGAATTGTCtcatga
- the tsku gene encoding tsukushi isoform X2, which yields MTQSTMVALLCLALPSLLAVITAGEVKNCHPQCRCEVESYGLFDSFSLTKVDCSGVGPGTAPVPIPLDTSHLDLSHNSISSITDSMLSGPGYTTLVSLDLSNNLITRVSPQAFSKLRYLETLDLSQNALESLGDGCFSGLPLADVDLSDNRFQDFNLDLFTTRGQETPITVDLSNNRLTTVSRNPKGHAPYIKGLTLAGNRLRTVPKLAGIPLQYLSLDGNLITSIEEGAFEEMKDLVYLSLSGLSELSTVQPGSFRGLRNLQVLDLSNNLQLKGVRPDMFSGLTSLQELNLSKSVVTPLPATVFDHMPSIKSVTLGPNMHCWKTHKPGQFHRQIGQAKANDILTCDVAGIVS from the coding sequence AGCACCATGGTGGCCTTACTGTGTCTCGCCCTGCCCTCTCTGCTAGCTGTGATCACTGCAGGAGAGGTGAAGAACTGCCACCCACAGTGCCGCTGCGAGGTGGAAAGCTATGGTTTGTTCGACAGCTTCAGCTTGACCAAGGTGGACTGCAGTGGGGTTGGTCCGGGTACTGCCCCTGTTCCCATTCCACTAGACACCTCACATCTGGACTTGTCCCACAACTCCATCAGCTCCATCACTGACTCCATGTTGTCTGGACCAGGCTACACCACCCTGGTCAGCCTTGACCTTAGCAACAACCTCATCACCAGGGTCAGCCCGCAGGCGTTCTCCAAACTCCGCTACCTGGAGACTCTGGACCTAAGTCAGAATGCACTGGAGAGCCTTGGAGATGGCTGCTTCTCTGGGCTTCCATTGGCTGACGTGGACCTCAGTGACAACAGATTCCAGGACTTTAACCTGGATCTCTTCACCACCAGAGGCCAGGAGACCCCGATTACTGTAGATCTTTCCAACAACCGCCTCACTACAGTCTCCAGAAATCCGAAAGGCCATGCTCCATATATTAAGGGCCTGACACTAGCAGGAAATAGGCTGAGGACGGTGCCCAAACTTGCAGGAATTCCCTTACAGTATCTGAGCCTGGATGGAAATCTCATCACCAGCATTGAAGAGGGCGCCTTTGAGGAGATGAAAGATCTCGTCTATCTGTCTCTCAGCGGCCTGTCTGAGCTGTCAACAGTACAACCCGGCAGCTTTAGAGGCCTGAGGAACCTGCAGGTCCTGGACCTCTCAAACAACCTTCAGCTCAAGGGTGTAAGGCCAGATATGTTCAGTGGACTGACTTCTTTACAGGAGCTCAATTTGTCCAAGTCTGTAGTCACCCCGTTGCCTGCGACCGTCTTCGACCACATGCCAagtataaaaagtgtaactCTGGGGCCAAATATGCATTGCTGGAAGACACACAAGCCAGGTCAATTTCACAGACAGATCGGACAGGCAAAAGCTAACGATATACTAACCTGTGATGTCGCTGGAATTGTCtcatga